From the Salarias fasciatus chromosome 16, fSalaFa1.1, whole genome shotgun sequence genome, one window contains:
- the LOC115403193 gene encoding uncharacterized protein LOC115403193 isoform X3 produces the protein MDVSIAVTLIRGQMGAVVERAVNVAVETVLAEMLKVVGAKFEELKAELALAKRGAAALQREAALREKENDNVRARLRYTELKLKYYRQGVEEELQQRACAAFRGPPEREASHRKDGDQQDQFSWPAAVLPPPEAPDTTGDPSKGAADEAKPPPTGSLPPDACDHTNCSMLPPTAPKVTTRHTPTPQVELLAPGGEAGGAVGAGGADHHQGGARGGRGGGGRGGGAGRDGQPAAGLAAPWVRDSQITQPVDQTVSQSDGPVCSLQLLLAELLWVSLRLRSDVLPSAARPPAPPGSAALRPAALDQRAESLRGVQTAPERAAAAEPEPTQRAGEDAAAASAGRPDSGAAGEDQAAGGPVESQEEAAGSRWRCSSFSSWISCRRAAAPNRRFVPCGSTEGRLSGAPYAALPEQHEQQRGLHPHLPPVLLLLLLLLRPLLLHLPAGLQHGSARTQPHFLLPTEQPITAGHLSQ, from the exons ATGGACGTCAGCATCGCGGTGACGCTGATCCGGGGCCAGATGGGCGCGGTGGTGGAGCGGGCGGTGAACGTCGCCGTGGAGACGGTgctggcggagatgctgaaggTGGTGGGGGCCAAGTTCGAGGAGCTGAAGGCGGAGCTGGCGCTGGCCaagcgcggcgcggcggcgctgcagagggAGGCGGCGCTGAGGGAGAAGGAGAACGACAACGTGCGGGCGCGCCTGCGCTACACCGAGCTCAAGCTGAAGTACTACCGGCAGggcgtggaggaggagctgcagcagagggccTGCGCCGCCTTCAGGGGCCCGCCGG AGCGGGAAGCGTCTCACAGGAAAGACggagaccagcaggaccagttCAGCTGGCCCGCCGCCGTGCTGCCCCCCCCGGAGGCGCCGGACACCACCGGAGACCCCTCGAAGGGCGCCGCGGACGAGGCCAAGCCTCCGCCCACCGGTTCACTGCCTCCAGACGCCTGCGATCACACCAACTGCTCCATGCTGCCCCCTACTGCTCCGAAGGTGACCACACGCCACACGCCCACTCCCCAGGTGGAGCTCTTGGCTCCTGGAG GTGAAGCTGGAGGCGCTgtcggagcaggaggagctgatcaCCAtcaaggaggagccagaggaggaagaggaggaggaggaagaggaggaggagcaggtcgtGATGGccagcctgctgctggactcgCAGCTCCCTGGGTCCGAG ACTCACAGATCACTCAGCCAGTGGACCAaactgtcagccaatcagacgggccagtctgcagccttcagctcctcctcgcaGAGCTCCTGTGGGTTTCCTTACGGCTCAGGTCAGACGTGTT ACCCTCAGCTGCccgcccccctgccccccccggCAGCGCTGCCCTCCGGCCCGCTGCCCTGGACCAAAGAGCTGAGTCTCTACGAGGAGTACAAACTGCGCCGGAACGAGCTGCGGCGGCGGAACCTGAACCGACGCAAAGAGCTGGAGAAGACGCTGCCGCAGCCTCTGCTGGCCGACCTG ATTCGGGAGCGGCGGGAGAAGACCAGGCTGCGGGTGGCCCGGTGGAGAGccaagaggaagctgcag GCTCAAGGTGGCGCTGCAGTTCTTTCTCAAGCTGGATTTCCTGTCGGCGGGCAGCAGCTCCGAACAGGAG GTTTGTCCCCTGCGGCTCAACAGAAGGCCGACTCAGCGGCGCCCCCTACGCAGCTCTTCCTGAACAGCATGAACAGCAGCGTGGCCTCCATCCTCACcttcctcccgtcctcctcctcctcctcctcctcctgcgccccctcctgctccacctccctGCAGGCCTCCAGCATGGCTCCGCCCGAACACagcctcacttcctgcttcccaccgagcagccaatcacagcaggGCACCTCTCCCAGTGA
- the LOC115403193 gene encoding uncharacterized protein LOC115403193 isoform X1: MDVSIAVTLIRGQMGAVVERAVNVAVETVLAEMLKVVGAKFEELKAELALAKRGAAALQREAALREKENDNVRARLRYTELKLKYYRQGVEEELQQRACAAFRGPPEREASHRKDGDQQDQFSWPAAVLPPPEAPDTTGDPSKGAADEAKPPPTGSLPPDACDHTNCSMLPPTAPKVTTRHTPTPQVELLAPGGEAGGAVGAGGADHHQGGARGGRGGGGRGGGAGRDGQPAAGLAAPWVRDSQITQPVDQTVSQSDGPVCSLQLLLAELLWVSLRLRSDVLPSAARPPAPPGSAALRPAALDQRAESLRGVQTAPERAAAAEPEPTQRAGEDAAAASAGRPDSGAAGEDQAAGGPVESQEEAAGVPQPGSGSRWRCSSFSSWISCRRAAAPNRRFVPCGSTEGRLSGAPYAALPEQHEQQRGLHPHLPPVLLLLLLLLRPLLLHLPAGLQHGSARTQPHFLLPTEQPITAGHLSQ, from the exons ATGGACGTCAGCATCGCGGTGACGCTGATCCGGGGCCAGATGGGCGCGGTGGTGGAGCGGGCGGTGAACGTCGCCGTGGAGACGGTgctggcggagatgctgaaggTGGTGGGGGCCAAGTTCGAGGAGCTGAAGGCGGAGCTGGCGCTGGCCaagcgcggcgcggcggcgctgcagagggAGGCGGCGCTGAGGGAGAAGGAGAACGACAACGTGCGGGCGCGCCTGCGCTACACCGAGCTCAAGCTGAAGTACTACCGGCAGggcgtggaggaggagctgcagcagagggccTGCGCCGCCTTCAGGGGCCCGCCGG AGCGGGAAGCGTCTCACAGGAAAGACggagaccagcaggaccagttCAGCTGGCCCGCCGCCGTGCTGCCCCCCCCGGAGGCGCCGGACACCACCGGAGACCCCTCGAAGGGCGCCGCGGACGAGGCCAAGCCTCCGCCCACCGGTTCACTGCCTCCAGACGCCTGCGATCACACCAACTGCTCCATGCTGCCCCCTACTGCTCCGAAGGTGACCACACGCCACACGCCCACTCCCCAGGTGGAGCTCTTGGCTCCTGGAG GTGAAGCTGGAGGCGCTgtcggagcaggaggagctgatcaCCAtcaaggaggagccagaggaggaagaggaggaggaggaagaggaggaggagcaggtcgtGATGGccagcctgctgctggactcgCAGCTCCCTGGGTCCGAG ACTCACAGATCACTCAGCCAGTGGACCAaactgtcagccaatcagacgggccagtctgcagccttcagctcctcctcgcaGAGCTCCTGTGGGTTTCCTTACGGCTCAGGTCAGACGTGTT ACCCTCAGCTGCccgcccccctgccccccccggCAGCGCTGCCCTCCGGCCCGCTGCCCTGGACCAAAGAGCTGAGTCTCTACGAGGAGTACAAACTGCGCCGGAACGAGCTGCGGCGGCGGAACCTGAACCGACGCAAAGAGCTGGAGAAGACGCTGCCGCAGCCTCTGCTGGCCGACCTG ATTCGGGAGCGGCGGGAGAAGACCAGGCTGCGGGTGGCCCGGTGGAGAGccaagaggaagctgcaggtgtGCCTCAGCCAggttcag GCTCAAGGTGGCGCTGCAGTTCTTTCTCAAGCTGGATTTCCTGTCGGCGGGCAGCAGCTCCGAACAGGAG GTTTGTCCCCTGCGGCTCAACAGAAGGCCGACTCAGCGGCGCCCCCTACGCAGCTCTTCCTGAACAGCATGAACAGCAGCGTGGCCTCCATCCTCACcttcctcccgtcctcctcctcctcctcctcctcctgcgccccctcctgctccacctccctGCAGGCCTCCAGCATGGCTCCGCCCGAACACagcctcacttcctgcttcccaccgagcagccaatcacagcaggGCACCTCTCCCAGTGA
- the LOC115403193 gene encoding uncharacterized protein LOC115403193 isoform X2 yields the protein MDVSIAVTLIRGQMGAVVERAVNVAVETVLAEMLKVVGAKFEELKAELALAKRGAAALQREAALREKENDNVRARLRYTELKLKYYRQGVEEELQQRACAAFRGPPEREASHRKDGDQQDQFSWPAAVLPPPEAPDTTGDPSKGAADEAKPPPTGSLPPDACDHTNCSMLPPTAPKVTTRHTPTPQVELLAPGGEAGGAVGAGGADHHQGGARGGRGGGGRGGGAGRDGQPAAGLAAPWVRDSQITQPVDQTVSQSDGPVCSLQLLLAELLWVSLRLRPSAARPPAPPGSAALRPAALDQRAESLRGVQTAPERAAAAEPEPTQRAGEDAAAASAGRPDSGAAGEDQAAGGPVESQEEAAGVPQPGSGSRWRCSSFSSWISCRRAAAPNRRFVPCGSTEGRLSGAPYAALPEQHEQQRGLHPHLPPVLLLLLLLLRPLLLHLPAGLQHGSARTQPHFLLPTEQPITAGHLSQ from the exons ATGGACGTCAGCATCGCGGTGACGCTGATCCGGGGCCAGATGGGCGCGGTGGTGGAGCGGGCGGTGAACGTCGCCGTGGAGACGGTgctggcggagatgctgaaggTGGTGGGGGCCAAGTTCGAGGAGCTGAAGGCGGAGCTGGCGCTGGCCaagcgcggcgcggcggcgctgcagagggAGGCGGCGCTGAGGGAGAAGGAGAACGACAACGTGCGGGCGCGCCTGCGCTACACCGAGCTCAAGCTGAAGTACTACCGGCAGggcgtggaggaggagctgcagcagagggccTGCGCCGCCTTCAGGGGCCCGCCGG AGCGGGAAGCGTCTCACAGGAAAGACggagaccagcaggaccagttCAGCTGGCCCGCCGCCGTGCTGCCCCCCCCGGAGGCGCCGGACACCACCGGAGACCCCTCGAAGGGCGCCGCGGACGAGGCCAAGCCTCCGCCCACCGGTTCACTGCCTCCAGACGCCTGCGATCACACCAACTGCTCCATGCTGCCCCCTACTGCTCCGAAGGTGACCACACGCCACACGCCCACTCCCCAGGTGGAGCTCTTGGCTCCTGGAG GTGAAGCTGGAGGCGCTgtcggagcaggaggagctgatcaCCAtcaaggaggagccagaggaggaagaggaggaggaggaagaggaggaggagcaggtcgtGATGGccagcctgctgctggactcgCAGCTCCCTGGGTCCGAG ACTCACAGATCACTCAGCCAGTGGACCAaactgtcagccaatcagacgggccagtctgcagccttcagctcctcctcgcaGAGCTCCTGTGGGTTTCCTTACGGCTCAG ACCCTCAGCTGCccgcccccctgccccccccggCAGCGCTGCCCTCCGGCCCGCTGCCCTGGACCAAAGAGCTGAGTCTCTACGAGGAGTACAAACTGCGCCGGAACGAGCTGCGGCGGCGGAACCTGAACCGACGCAAAGAGCTGGAGAAGACGCTGCCGCAGCCTCTGCTGGCCGACCTG ATTCGGGAGCGGCGGGAGAAGACCAGGCTGCGGGTGGCCCGGTGGAGAGccaagaggaagctgcaggtgtGCCTCAGCCAggttcag GCTCAAGGTGGCGCTGCAGTTCTTTCTCAAGCTGGATTTCCTGTCGGCGGGCAGCAGCTCCGAACAGGAG GTTTGTCCCCTGCGGCTCAACAGAAGGCCGACTCAGCGGCGCCCCCTACGCAGCTCTTCCTGAACAGCATGAACAGCAGCGTGGCCTCCATCCTCACcttcctcccgtcctcctcctcctcctcctcctcctgcgccccctcctgctccacctccctGCAGGCCTCCAGCATGGCTCCGCCCGAACACagcctcacttcctgcttcccaccgagcagccaatcacagcaggGCACCTCTCCCAGTGA
- the LOC115403193 gene encoding uncharacterized protein LOC115403193 isoform X4: MDVSIAVTLIRGQMGAVVERAVNVAVETVLAEMLKVVGAKFEELKAELALAKRGAAALQREAALREKENDNVRARLRYTELKLKYYRQGVEEELQQRACAAFRGPPEREASHRKDGDQQDQFSWPAAVLPPPEAPDTTGDPSKGAADEAKPPPTGSLPPDACDHTNCSMLPPTAPKVKLEALSEQEELITIKEEPEEEEEEEEEEEEQVVMASLLLDSQLPGSETHRSLSQWTKLSANQTGQSAAFSSSSQSSCGFPYGSGQTCYPQLPAPLPPPAALPSGPLPWTKELSLYEEYKLRRNELRRRNLNRRKELEKTLPQPLLADLIRERREKTRLRVARWRAKRKLQVCLSQVQAQGGAAVLSQAGFPVGGQQLRTGGLSPAAQQKADSAAPPTQLFLNSMNSSVASILTFLPSSSSSSSSCAPSCSTSLQASSMAPPEHSLTSCFPPSSQSQQGTSPSEFPE, encoded by the exons ATGGACGTCAGCATCGCGGTGACGCTGATCCGGGGCCAGATGGGCGCGGTGGTGGAGCGGGCGGTGAACGTCGCCGTGGAGACGGTgctggcggagatgctgaaggTGGTGGGGGCCAAGTTCGAGGAGCTGAAGGCGGAGCTGGCGCTGGCCaagcgcggcgcggcggcgctgcagagggAGGCGGCGCTGAGGGAGAAGGAGAACGACAACGTGCGGGCGCGCCTGCGCTACACCGAGCTCAAGCTGAAGTACTACCGGCAGggcgtggaggaggagctgcagcagagggccTGCGCCGCCTTCAGGGGCCCGCCGG AGCGGGAAGCGTCTCACAGGAAAGACggagaccagcaggaccagttCAGCTGGCCCGCCGCCGTGCTGCCCCCCCCGGAGGCGCCGGACACCACCGGAGACCCCTCGAAGGGCGCCGCGGACGAGGCCAAGCCTCCGCCCACCGGTTCACTGCCTCCAGACGCCTGCGATCACACCAACTGCTCCATGCTGCCCCCTACTGCTCCGAAG GTGAAGCTGGAGGCGCTgtcggagcaggaggagctgatcaCCAtcaaggaggagccagaggaggaagaggaggaggaggaagaggaggaggagcaggtcgtGATGGccagcctgctgctggactcgCAGCTCCCTGGGTCCGAG ACTCACAGATCACTCAGCCAGTGGACCAaactgtcagccaatcagacgggccagtctgcagccttcagctcctcctcgcaGAGCTCCTGTGGGTTTCCTTACGGCTCAGGTCAGACGTGTT ACCCTCAGCTGCccgcccccctgccccccccggCAGCGCTGCCCTCCGGCCCGCTGCCCTGGACCAAAGAGCTGAGTCTCTACGAGGAGTACAAACTGCGCCGGAACGAGCTGCGGCGGCGGAACCTGAACCGACGCAAAGAGCTGGAGAAGACGCTGCCGCAGCCTCTGCTGGCCGACCTG ATTCGGGAGCGGCGGGAGAAGACCAGGCTGCGGGTGGCCCGGTGGAGAGccaagaggaagctgcaggtgtGCCTCAGCCAggttcag GCTCAAGGTGGCGCTGCAGTTCTTTCTCAAGCTGGATTTCCTGTCGGCGGGCAGCAGCTCCGAACAGGAG GTTTGTCCCCTGCGGCTCAACAGAAGGCCGACTCAGCGGCGCCCCCTACGCAGCTCTTCCTGAACAGCATGAACAGCAGCGTGGCCTCCATCCTCACcttcctcccgtcctcctcctcctcctcctcctcctgcgccccctcctgctccacctccctGCAGGCCTCCAGCATGGCTCCGCCCGAACACagcctcacttcctgcttcccaccgagcagccaatcacagcaggGCACCTCTCCCAGTGAATTCCcagagtga
- the LOC115403193 gene encoding uncharacterized protein LOC115403193 isoform X5: MDVSIAVTLIRGQMGAVVERAVNVAVETVLAEMLKVVGAKFEELKAELALAKRGAAALQREAALREKENDNVRARLRYTELKLKYYRQGVEEELQQRACAAFRGPPEREASHRKDGDQQDQFSWPAAVLPPPEAPDTTGDPSKGAADEAKPPPTGSLPPDACDHTNCSMLPPTAPKVKLEALSEQEELITIKEEPEEEEEEEEEEEEQVVMASLLLDSQLPGSETHRSLSQWTKLSANQTGQSAAFSSSSQSSCGFPYGSDPQLPAPLPPPAALPSGPLPWTKELSLYEEYKLRRNELRRRNLNRRKELEKTLPQPLLADLIRERREKTRLRVARWRAKRKLQVCLSQVQAQGGAAVLSQAGFPVGGQQLRTGGLSPAAQQKADSAAPPTQLFLNSMNSSVASILTFLPSSSSSSSSCAPSCSTSLQASSMAPPEHSLTSCFPPSSQSQQGTSPSEFPE; encoded by the exons ATGGACGTCAGCATCGCGGTGACGCTGATCCGGGGCCAGATGGGCGCGGTGGTGGAGCGGGCGGTGAACGTCGCCGTGGAGACGGTgctggcggagatgctgaaggTGGTGGGGGCCAAGTTCGAGGAGCTGAAGGCGGAGCTGGCGCTGGCCaagcgcggcgcggcggcgctgcagagggAGGCGGCGCTGAGGGAGAAGGAGAACGACAACGTGCGGGCGCGCCTGCGCTACACCGAGCTCAAGCTGAAGTACTACCGGCAGggcgtggaggaggagctgcagcagagggccTGCGCCGCCTTCAGGGGCCCGCCGG AGCGGGAAGCGTCTCACAGGAAAGACggagaccagcaggaccagttCAGCTGGCCCGCCGCCGTGCTGCCCCCCCCGGAGGCGCCGGACACCACCGGAGACCCCTCGAAGGGCGCCGCGGACGAGGCCAAGCCTCCGCCCACCGGTTCACTGCCTCCAGACGCCTGCGATCACACCAACTGCTCCATGCTGCCCCCTACTGCTCCGAAG GTGAAGCTGGAGGCGCTgtcggagcaggaggagctgatcaCCAtcaaggaggagccagaggaggaagaggaggaggaggaagaggaggaggagcaggtcgtGATGGccagcctgctgctggactcgCAGCTCCCTGGGTCCGAG ACTCACAGATCACTCAGCCAGTGGACCAaactgtcagccaatcagacgggccagtctgcagccttcagctcctcctcgcaGAGCTCCTGTGGGTTTCCTTACGGCTCAG ACCCTCAGCTGCccgcccccctgccccccccggCAGCGCTGCCCTCCGGCCCGCTGCCCTGGACCAAAGAGCTGAGTCTCTACGAGGAGTACAAACTGCGCCGGAACGAGCTGCGGCGGCGGAACCTGAACCGACGCAAAGAGCTGGAGAAGACGCTGCCGCAGCCTCTGCTGGCCGACCTG ATTCGGGAGCGGCGGGAGAAGACCAGGCTGCGGGTGGCCCGGTGGAGAGccaagaggaagctgcaggtgtGCCTCAGCCAggttcag GCTCAAGGTGGCGCTGCAGTTCTTTCTCAAGCTGGATTTCCTGTCGGCGGGCAGCAGCTCCGAACAGGAG GTTTGTCCCCTGCGGCTCAACAGAAGGCCGACTCAGCGGCGCCCCCTACGCAGCTCTTCCTGAACAGCATGAACAGCAGCGTGGCCTCCATCCTCACcttcctcccgtcctcctcctcctcctcctcctcctgcgccccctcctgctccacctccctGCAGGCCTCCAGCATGGCTCCGCCCGAACACagcctcacttcctgcttcccaccgagcagccaatcacagcaggGCACCTCTCCCAGTGAATTCCcagagtga
- the LOC115403193 gene encoding uncharacterized protein LOC115403193 isoform X6, producing MDVSIAVTLIRGQMGAVVERAVNVAVETVLAEMLKVVGAKFEELKAELALAKRGAAALQREAALREKENDNVRARLRYTELKLKYYRQGVEEELQQRACAAFRGPPEREASHRKDGDQQDQFSWPAAVLPPPEAPDTTGDPSKGAADEAKPPPTGSLPPDACDHTNCSMLPPTAPKVKLEALSEQEELITIKEEPEEEEEEEEEEEEQVVMASLLLDSQLPGSETHRSLSQWTKLSANQTGQSAAFSSSSQSSCGFPYGSGQTCYPQLPAPLPPPAALPSGPLPWTKELSLYEEYKLRRNELRRRNLNRRKELEKTLPQPLLADLIRERREKTRLRVARWRAKRKLQAQGGAAVLSQAGFPVGGQQLRTGGLSPAAQQKADSAAPPTQLFLNSMNSSVASILTFLPSSSSSSSSCAPSCSTSLQASSMAPPEHSLTSCFPPSSQSQQGTSPSEFPE from the exons ATGGACGTCAGCATCGCGGTGACGCTGATCCGGGGCCAGATGGGCGCGGTGGTGGAGCGGGCGGTGAACGTCGCCGTGGAGACGGTgctggcggagatgctgaaggTGGTGGGGGCCAAGTTCGAGGAGCTGAAGGCGGAGCTGGCGCTGGCCaagcgcggcgcggcggcgctgcagagggAGGCGGCGCTGAGGGAGAAGGAGAACGACAACGTGCGGGCGCGCCTGCGCTACACCGAGCTCAAGCTGAAGTACTACCGGCAGggcgtggaggaggagctgcagcagagggccTGCGCCGCCTTCAGGGGCCCGCCGG AGCGGGAAGCGTCTCACAGGAAAGACggagaccagcaggaccagttCAGCTGGCCCGCCGCCGTGCTGCCCCCCCCGGAGGCGCCGGACACCACCGGAGACCCCTCGAAGGGCGCCGCGGACGAGGCCAAGCCTCCGCCCACCGGTTCACTGCCTCCAGACGCCTGCGATCACACCAACTGCTCCATGCTGCCCCCTACTGCTCCGAAG GTGAAGCTGGAGGCGCTgtcggagcaggaggagctgatcaCCAtcaaggaggagccagaggaggaagaggaggaggaggaagaggaggaggagcaggtcgtGATGGccagcctgctgctggactcgCAGCTCCCTGGGTCCGAG ACTCACAGATCACTCAGCCAGTGGACCAaactgtcagccaatcagacgggccagtctgcagccttcagctcctcctcgcaGAGCTCCTGTGGGTTTCCTTACGGCTCAGGTCAGACGTGTT ACCCTCAGCTGCccgcccccctgccccccccggCAGCGCTGCCCTCCGGCCCGCTGCCCTGGACCAAAGAGCTGAGTCTCTACGAGGAGTACAAACTGCGCCGGAACGAGCTGCGGCGGCGGAACCTGAACCGACGCAAAGAGCTGGAGAAGACGCTGCCGCAGCCTCTGCTGGCCGACCTG ATTCGGGAGCGGCGGGAGAAGACCAGGCTGCGGGTGGCCCGGTGGAGAGccaagaggaagctgcag GCTCAAGGTGGCGCTGCAGTTCTTTCTCAAGCTGGATTTCCTGTCGGCGGGCAGCAGCTCCGAACAGGAG GTTTGTCCCCTGCGGCTCAACAGAAGGCCGACTCAGCGGCGCCCCCTACGCAGCTCTTCCTGAACAGCATGAACAGCAGCGTGGCCTCCATCCTCACcttcctcccgtcctcctcctcctcctcctcctcctgcgccccctcctgctccacctccctGCAGGCCTCCAGCATGGCTCCGCCCGAACACagcctcacttcctgcttcccaccgagcagccaatcacagcaggGCACCTCTCCCAGTGAATTCCcagagtga